Proteins encoded within one genomic window of Rubripirellula tenax:
- a CDS encoding sulfatase family protein, with the protein MQRFQWMLTALTVLTVFQNQSTVAQSPAAQSPTAQSPPPNVVVIFIDDMGYADINPFGAKGYQTPNLNRMADEGCKFTDFVVSSAVCSASRSALMTGCYHKRIGISGALGPKSKIGISENETTLAELCKSKGYATAIFGKWHLGHEPKFMPTRHGFDQFYGIPYSNDMWPRHPASIAKRQNNPNAKPDWPALPMIRATTEAGVKIVNDDLQPADQEQMTREFTERAVDFIKDHADQPFFLYLPHPMVHVPLYASEKFRGKSGVGLFGDVVMEVDWSVGQVLGAIEDIGVERNTLVIFTSDNGPWLSYGTDSGKATPLREGKGTMFEGGYREPTIMWWKGKIPAGTTCDKLCSTIDILPTVAKLIDADLPDHKIDGHDISPLMFGENDAVSPHAAFYGYYGGGQLQMVRNERFKLVFPHNYRTLNGHPGGMQGLPVAYKQKNATLALYDLDNDVAETTNVMDAFPDEVAKLQAAAEVARDDLGDKLTNREGSGIRPAGELLPDDERLPLRWQ; encoded by the coding sequence ATGCAACGTTTCCAGTGGATGCTGACTGCTTTGACAGTGTTGACCGTTTTCCAAAATCAGTCGACCGTTGCACAGTCTCCAGCTGCACAGTCTCCAACTGCACAGTCACCCCCGCCCAACGTCGTCGTGATTTTCATCGACGATATGGGGTACGCCGACATCAATCCGTTCGGGGCCAAGGGGTATCAGACGCCGAATCTGAATCGAATGGCGGACGAAGGCTGTAAGTTCACGGACTTCGTGGTTTCGTCGGCCGTGTGTTCGGCGTCGCGATCAGCACTGATGACGGGCTGTTACCACAAGCGAATCGGAATCAGCGGCGCGCTGGGACCGAAGTCGAAGATCGGCATTTCCGAGAACGAAACGACGCTGGCGGAACTGTGCAAATCCAAGGGCTACGCGACAGCCATCTTCGGCAAGTGGCATCTCGGCCACGAACCGAAATTCATGCCCACACGTCATGGCTTTGACCAGTTCTATGGGATCCCCTACAGCAACGATATGTGGCCGCGTCACCCCGCATCGATCGCCAAGCGGCAAAACAATCCCAATGCAAAACCGGATTGGCCGGCACTGCCGATGATTCGCGCCACGACCGAAGCGGGCGTCAAGATCGTCAACGATGATCTGCAACCGGCCGACCAGGAACAGATGACTCGCGAGTTCACCGAGCGGGCGGTCGACTTCATCAAAGATCACGCCGACCAGCCTTTCTTTTTGTATCTGCCGCATCCGATGGTTCATGTTCCGCTGTACGCATCGGAAAAGTTCCGTGGCAAAAGTGGTGTGGGACTATTCGGTGATGTCGTGATGGAAGTGGATTGGTCCGTCGGCCAAGTTCTTGGCGCGATCGAAGACATCGGCGTCGAACGAAACACGCTGGTCATCTTCACCAGCGACAACGGACCTTGGTTGTCGTACGGAACCGACTCAGGCAAGGCGACGCCGCTGCGTGAGGGCAAAGGCACAATGTTCGAAGGAGGTTATCGGGAACCCACCATCATGTGGTGGAAGGGCAAGATCCCGGCCGGCACGACGTGTGACAAGCTGTGCAGCACGATCGACATCTTGCCAACGGTTGCCAAGCTGATCGATGCCGATTTGCCGGACCACAAGATCGACGGCCACGACATTTCGCCGCTGATGTTCGGCGAGAACGACGCCGTTTCGCCGCACGCTGCGTTCTACGGATATTACGGCGGCGGCCAACTGCAAATGGTTCGCAACGAGCGATTCAAGTTGGTTTTTCCGCACAACTACCGCACCCTCAACGGACACCCCGGCGGCATGCAGGGACTGCCCGTCGCCTACAAACAAAAGAACGCAACGCTTGCACTTTACGACTTGGACAATGACGTCGCCGAAACGACCAACGTGATGGATGCTTTTCCCGATGAAGTGGCGAAATTGCAAGCCGCGGCCGAAGTTGCCCGTGACGACCTGGGTGACAAATTGACAAACCGCGAAGGCAGTGGAATTCGACCGGCCGGCGAATTGCTTCCCGACGACGAACGTTTGCCACTGCGGTGGCAGTAA
- the panB gene encoding 3-methyl-2-oxobutanoate hydroxymethyltransferase has product MSRPNTPDTSSTPPSRVTIRTLAKMRRDGESISMLTAYDFPMAQVLDEAGIDVLLVGDSLAMVVQGHSTTLPVTMDQMLYHAEMVGRAAKRAMVVVDLPFPEGQLSIRRSIAASARVLKETQCHAIKLEGGAEAAKRIDAIVTAGIPVMAHVGLRPQNVHVDGGYRVQRNEQQLIADAKAAEDAGAFAVLIECVPSDIGKAITDAVSVPTIGIGAGKNTTGQVLVTHDLIGFHSGYLPKFVRQTANVRSVIRDAAATYADSIRRGEFPADKESF; this is encoded by the coding sequence ATGTCTCGACCGAACACGCCCGACACATCGTCAACGCCTCCATCGCGGGTAACGATCCGCACTTTGGCCAAAATGCGTCGCGATGGCGAATCGATTTCGATGCTGACGGCCTACGATTTCCCGATGGCTCAAGTGCTGGACGAAGCCGGCATCGACGTGCTGTTGGTGGGCGATTCGCTAGCCATGGTCGTTCAGGGCCATTCGACGACCTTGCCCGTCACGATGGACCAAATGCTGTACCACGCCGAAATGGTCGGGCGGGCGGCCAAGCGAGCGATGGTGGTCGTCGATTTGCCGTTTCCCGAAGGCCAGTTGTCGATCCGGCGCAGCATCGCCGCCAGTGCTCGTGTCCTGAAAGAGACCCAGTGCCACGCCATCAAACTGGAAGGCGGCGCCGAAGCAGCCAAACGCATCGACGCGATCGTGACCGCCGGCATCCCCGTCATGGCACACGTCGGGCTGCGTCCACAAAACGTGCATGTCGATGGCGGTTACCGAGTCCAGCGGAATGAACAACAATTGATCGCCGACGCCAAAGCTGCCGAAGACGCGGGCGCATTCGCGGTACTGATCGAATGTGTGCCGTCCGACATCGGCAAAGCCATCACCGACGCGGTGTCCGTCCCCACCATCGGCATCGGCGCCGGGAAGAATACGACAGGCCAAGTGTTGGTGACGCACGATTTGATCGGTTTCCATTCCGGATACCTGCCGAAGTTTGTGCGACAGACCGCCAACGTTCGGTCCGTCATTCGCGATGCCGCGGCGACGTACGCCGACTCGATCCGACGTGGCGAATTTCCCGCCGACAAAGAATCCTTCTAG